A genomic region of Bosea sp. 124 contains the following coding sequences:
- a CDS encoding FkbM family methyltransferase, whose product MIKIERIRHLPRQLRSIVQHPLNRNQRIRALHGWLRWQIGSRLGSGPKRVRLAGQTEMVVEPGMTGATGNIYYGLAEWEEMAFLLHALRPDDVFVDIGANVGVYTLLASGVAGASTVAAEPVRSSYDRLVRNIAHNGLQDRVLADRVGISSHRGVLRFTSTHDTTNRIVGADEQVADVEECPVDTVDGWLKNVAPTLIKIDVEGHDREVMSGCHSILKSSNLRALIVETWFADDRTINALPSAAMILHSHGFKPYCYDPAARQINPLTHQTGANVIYIRDLDFIRNRIAGAARVELSHGRSV is encoded by the coding sequence ATGATCAAGATCGAGCGTATAAGGCATTTGCCTAGACAGCTGCGATCGATCGTACAGCATCCCCTGAACCGCAATCAACGAATTCGGGCTTTGCATGGCTGGCTGCGTTGGCAGATTGGTTCGCGGCTAGGTTCAGGCCCCAAGCGGGTTCGGCTCGCCGGGCAAACCGAAATGGTCGTAGAGCCTGGCATGACCGGGGCAACGGGCAACATCTATTACGGCCTCGCCGAGTGGGAGGAGATGGCCTTCCTTCTCCATGCCCTGCGCCCTGATGATGTATTCGTTGATATCGGCGCCAACGTCGGTGTCTACACGCTCCTCGCTTCAGGCGTTGCAGGGGCAAGTACCGTCGCTGCTGAGCCGGTTCGCTCCAGCTACGACCGACTGGTTCGGAACATCGCGCATAATGGATTGCAGGATCGCGTTCTTGCCGATCGAGTCGGCATTTCGTCACATCGCGGAGTGCTGCGGTTTACATCAACTCATGATACCACCAATCGCATCGTCGGTGCGGATGAGCAGGTGGCCGACGTTGAAGAATGTCCCGTCGACACGGTCGATGGCTGGCTGAAGAACGTCGCTCCGACCTTGATCAAGATTGACGTCGAGGGCCACGATCGAGAGGTCATGAGCGGATGCCATTCCATCCTGAAATCGAGCAATCTGCGAGCACTTATCGTAGAAACATGGTTCGCAGACGATAGAACGATCAATGCTCTGCCAAGTGCGGCGATGATCCTCCATTCCCATGGCTTCAAGCCATATTGCTACGATCCTGCAGCCCGGCAAATCAATCCGTTGACCCATCAGACGGGTGCGAACGTTATATATATCCGCGATCTCGATTTCATACGTAACCGCATCGCAGGAGCGGCGAGGGTCGAACTTTCTCACGGGCGGAGCGTCTGA
- a CDS encoding sugar transferase: MFRRTYLHLLADLALIGLATVAAFAFRDNVEWLSSRWMAWGTYTALTLVVALIVFTLAGSHRSVYRFANINDYLFLSSLTVVVVLATLLLGFLINRLEDVARTLPILQAILTIMALIVARVGYRLFHARQTSVRAKIDDADHVENVLVIGVDAVADLFIRSVEYLAHGRIRINGVLSPDHQDLRGRRFGTHPVLGVVSEVEAVVAKLRVHGVDIDRIVVAVDEMTMLETDKLLLAAIEANVGVKIDYFAERLGIPKHSQIKRTSATAEEDMLQQPTAPQGFYRYGKRLFDLSLATLLLVVLWPMIVLVSLIVWIDVDRPLLFWQQRPGQGGRPIRIFKFRTMRGAHDDDGNRLADLHRLSATGAILRSRRLDELPQLFNILVGDMSFVGPRPLLPIDQPSDRRDRLRGKPGLTGWAQVMGGRDISPADKASLDAWYIQNMSFLLDIEIMVRTIPMVLFGESVNAEAIRQACAMTGRTPDYQEAREGPSVASPVDRNEAPAAQRINARS, encoded by the coding sequence ATGTTCCGCAGGACATATTTGCATTTACTGGCGGATCTGGCGCTGATCGGGCTCGCTACCGTGGCTGCCTTCGCCTTCCGCGACAATGTGGAATGGCTCTCGTCGCGCTGGATGGCTTGGGGTACCTACACTGCCCTGACGCTTGTTGTGGCCCTCATCGTGTTCACGCTGGCAGGGAGCCATCGCTCAGTTTATCGTTTCGCCAATATCAACGATTATTTGTTCCTATCGTCGCTCACGGTGGTCGTGGTCTTGGCGACCCTGCTGCTCGGTTTCCTGATCAACCGGCTTGAGGACGTGGCGCGGACGCTGCCGATCTTGCAGGCCATTCTGACCATCATGGCGTTGATCGTTGCCCGCGTCGGATACCGGTTGTTCCACGCACGCCAGACCAGTGTCCGCGCCAAGATTGACGATGCAGACCATGTCGAGAATGTGCTGGTCATCGGGGTCGATGCCGTCGCCGACCTGTTTATTCGCTCGGTCGAATATCTCGCCCACGGCCGCATCCGTATCAATGGCGTTCTGTCGCCCGATCATCAGGATTTGCGCGGCCGCCGTTTCGGCACACATCCGGTGCTGGGCGTGGTCAGCGAGGTCGAAGCGGTGGTCGCTAAACTGCGTGTGCATGGCGTCGACATCGACCGAATTGTTGTCGCCGTCGATGAAATGACGATGTTGGAAACGGATAAGTTACTGCTGGCAGCGATCGAGGCGAATGTTGGCGTCAAGATTGATTACTTTGCTGAGCGGCTCGGTATCCCCAAGCACTCGCAGATCAAACGGACGTCCGCCACAGCCGAGGAGGACATGCTGCAGCAGCCGACCGCGCCGCAAGGCTTCTACCGCTACGGCAAGAGACTTTTCGATCTTTCGCTGGCAACGCTGCTGCTCGTCGTCCTCTGGCCGATGATCGTCCTCGTCTCGCTGATCGTCTGGATTGATGTCGATCGTCCGCTGCTATTCTGGCAGCAGCGGCCTGGCCAGGGAGGGCGGCCAATCAGGATCTTCAAATTCCGGACAATGCGTGGCGCTCACGATGATGACGGCAACCGCTTGGCGGATTTGCACCGGCTCTCAGCGACAGGCGCAATTCTACGTTCGCGCCGGCTGGACGAGCTACCACAGCTTTTCAACATCCTCGTGGGAGATATGTCCTTCGTCGGTCCTCGGCCGTTGCTGCCGATCGACCAGCCGAGCGACCGGCGCGACCGCCTTCGAGGCAAGCCTGGGCTGACCGGCTGGGCGCAGGTCATGGGCGGACGTGACATTTCTCCGGCCGACAAGGCTTCCCTCGATGCCTGGTATATCCAGAACATGTCGTTTCTTCTCGATATCGAGATTATGGTCCGCACCATTCCGATGGTCCTCTTCGGTGAGAGCGTTAACGCGGAGGCCATTCGCCAAGCCTGCGCCATGACGGGCCGCACCCCCGATTATCAGGAGGCGCGCGAGGGTCCCTCCGTTGCGTCCCCGGTCGACCGGAACGAAGCCCCGGCAGCGCAACGCATCAACGCGCGCTCGTAG